A region from the Silene latifolia isolate original U9 population chromosome 7, ASM4854445v1, whole genome shotgun sequence genome encodes:
- the LOC141591948 gene encoding DExH-box ATP-dependent RNA helicase DExH8-like: MAPPQSSSSPPSSSSGSSPFTALNFASLPIMAMREKIVEKIMENRVTLIVGETGCGKSSQVPLFLREANMVPVVCTQPRRFAVVAVARMVAKALQCEVGEEVGYHIGHSKVLSPSSKIAFKTAGVLLEEMREKGMNALKYKAIILDEVHERSVESDLVLVCIKQFLLKNKDIRLVLMSATADISRYRDYFKDLGRDERVEVLAIPSSNQLTNFQRRVLYLDQVVELLGEHSDTSDSLSLKYCCGTVPTMAKADIKLDVHKLIHELVLYLHKNEADIEKSILVFLPTYYSLEQQWFLLKPFSSCFKVHILHSSVDTEQALMAMKISKSHRKVILATNIAESSVTIPEVAYVIDTCRSLQVYWDGNRKRDTADLVWVSKSQADQRRGRTGRTCDGQVYRLVTRSFFDKLPPYESPAILKLSLRLQVLLICCAESKLINDPKVLLQKALDAPDVETVEDALNVLEHIKALEKTLPRGRYEPTFYGRLLASFSLSFDASLLILKFADAGMLREGILLGILMDMQPQPIIRPFGEENLFMEYTDSYYTTEGENSPQMGKKEVVFLANLCAYQFWQRVFKDKIRLQCLKQLLSVEDVKVPQGLLLKIEEEWCTIHNVLQSSMHQISEIYNDILCSVHRYRPKFLGASSGLPSYYDPCEFKHICVVECQPNNETAALLVEDEQNESKKCLAVPYVSSHHFRIQKMAEKFTTVIKEIRVQHAEGLIEDTNQHAYGQVPTCVYYFQGYCRRGDDCLYSHSLQTSRPVCKFFATFQGCRNGDSCAFAHDLTSQVVSSQPSLCVPENEDVDGKELTKLFPISSRGSLLLLDDVDLHFSMAFSQHYDPSKIICTTSLSESCIYDTSLSGVKVLWEICHPLEVVTYKSVENPIPWSEVKCVFWFPRFDGDETSEKQKRLVQNFFEHFAARILADRLIGVHLILVMNNIRFSHLQVEKLAQDCLFFLMKSFPFDESTFGAVPDFVNTKKAGVVSTPISYVFSLHIPTNQFVGEFAPALSGSSTQQLVTSNQ, encoded by the exons ATGGCGCCGCCGCAGTCTTCGTCGTCTCCGCCGTCATCTTCCTCTGGTTCATCGCCGTTCACGGCATTGAATTTCGCTTCTCTGCCGATAATGGCGATGAGAGAGAAAATCGTCGAAAAAATTATGGAGAATCGTGTTACTCTTATCGTCGGCGAAACCGGTTGCG GGAAAAGCTCACAAGTTCCGCTTTTCTTGCGCGAGGCGAATATGGTCCCTGTTGTCTGCACTCAACCTCGAAGATTTGCGGTTGTAGCAGTTGCTAGGATGGTTGCAAAAGCACTTCAGTGTGAAGTTGGGGAGGAGGTTGGATACCACATTGGCCACTCTAAGGTCCTATCACCCAG CTCAAAGATTGCGTTTAAAACTGCCGGCGTTCTGCTTGAAGAAATGCGAGAGAAAGGGATGAATGCCCTCAAGTACAAGGCTATCATTTTGGATGAAGTTCACGAGAGATCTGTAGAATCTGATCTTGTTCTTGTCTGCATTAAACAGTTTCTGCTGAAAAACAAGGACATCAG GCTGGTATTGATGTCTGCAACAGCAGATATTTCTAGATATCGGGATTACTTTAAGGATCTTGGCAGGGATGAAAGAGTGGAAGTCCTTGCAATCCCAAGTTCCAACCAGCTTACAAATTTTCAGCGGAGAGTCCTCTACCTTGACCAG GTTGTTGAACTTCTCGGTGAGCATTCAGATACTTCAGATTCACTGTCCTTGAAATACTGTTGTGGCACAGTCCCAACCATGGCCAAGGCTGATATCAAGCTTGATGTGCACAAGCTTATACATGAACTTGTCTTGTACCTGCATAAGAATGAGGCGGATATTGAAAAAAGCATTTTGGTTTTCCTTCCAACATACTATTCACTAGAGCAACAATGGTTCTTACTGAAGCCGTTCAGCTCATGTTTCAAGGTCCATATTTTGCACAGCAGTGTGGACACAGAGCAAGCTCTGATGGCTATGAAGATATCAAAGTCACACCGTAAG GTTATATTAGCGACTAATATTGCAGAATCATCAGTAACAATCCCAGAAGTTGCCTATGTTATTGATACCTGTCGATCTTTACAAGTATATTGGGACGGGAATCGGAAAAGGGATACTGCTGACCTTGTCTGGGTTTCTAAATCACAG GCTGACCAGCGTAGAGGTAGAACTGGTCGAACGTGTGATGGCCAGGTTTATAGGTTGGTTACACGGTCGTTTTTCGATAAGCTGCCTCCTTACGAGTCTCCTGCAATACTCAAGTTATCACTCAGACTACAGGTGCTTCTTATCTGCTGTGCTGAGTCAAAGTTGATTAATGATCCAAAAG TTTTGTTACAGAAGGCCTTGGACGCACCAGATGTCGAAACTGTAGAGGATGCATTAAACGTACTTGAGCACATAAAGGCTCTTGAGAAAACACTTCCTAGGGGTCGATATGAGCCTACCTTTTATGGACGACTACTTGCCAGTTTCTCCTTGTCCTTCGATGCATCCCTGCTGATACTCAAATTTGCTGACGCTGGAATGTTACGGGAGGGCATTTTACTTGGCATCTTGATGGATATGCAGCCGCAACCTATTATTCGTCCCTTTGGTGAGGAAAATCTG TTCATGGAATATACAGACTCATACTACACTACAGAAGGGGAAAATTCTCCCCAGATGGGTAAAAAGGAAGTGGTTTTCTTGGCAAATCTATGTGCTTATCAATTTTGGCAACGTGTGTTTAAG GACAAGATTCGTCTTCAATGTTTGAAACAGCTTCTGAGTGTTGAGGATGTGAAGGTTCCACAAGGTTTACTTCTTAAAATTGAAGAAGAATGGTGCACTATCCATAACGTACTGCAGTCTTCCATGCATCAAATCTCTGAAATCT ATAATGACATTTTATGTTCGGTGCATCGCTATCGCCCTAAATTTCTTGGCGCATCTTCTGGATTACCATCCTATTATGATCCTTGTGAATTTAAACATATATGTGTGGTAGAATGTCAGCCAAATAATGAAACGGCTGCTCTCCTTGTAGAAGATGAGCAAAATGAATCAAAAAAATGCCTTGCTGTGCCATATGTGTCTTCTCATCACTTTAGGATTCAGAAGATGGCAGAGAAATTTACAACTGTTATCAAAGAG ATCCGAGTTCAGCATGCAGAAGGCTTGATTGAGGACACTAATCAGCACGCCTATGGGCAAGTCCCTACATGTGTGTACTATTTTCAAGGGTACTGTAGAAGGGGCGATGATTGCCTATATTCTCATTCACTGCAAACAAGCAGGCCTGTTTGCAAATTCTTTGCCACTTTTCAG GGTTGTCGGAATGGTGATTCGTGCGCTTTTGCTCATGATCTTACTTCACAAGTTGTGTCCTCTCAACCAAGTTTATGTGTTCCTGAAAATGAAGACGTTGATGGCAAAGAGCTCACTAAACTATTCCCCATATCTTCTAGGGGGTCTCTGCTGCTGTTGGATGATGTGGATTTACATTTTTCAATGGCTTTTTCTCAACATTATGATCCGTCAAAGATTATATGCACAACTTCTCTTTCTGAAAGCTGTATATATGACACATCTCTGTCTGGTGTTAAAGTTCTCTGGGAGATTTGTCATCCATTGGAGGTTGTCACTTATAAATCTGTTGAGAATCCTATTCCTTGGAGTGAAGTAAAGTGTGTCTTTTGGTTTCCAAGATTTGACGGAGACGAAACTTCAGAAAAGCAAAAGCGTTTGGTGCAAAACTTCTTTGAGCATTTTGCTGCACGTATATTGGCTGATCGATTGATTGGCGTGCATTTGATCCTTGTAATGAACAACATCAGGTTCTCACACCTTCAG GTAGAGAAGTTGGCACAAGATTGCCTCTTTTTTCTTATGAAGTCATTCCCATTCGACGAGTCAACCTTCGGAGCAGTGCCAGATTTTGTCAATACAAAGAAGGCTGGAGTAGTATCCACTCCCATTTCATATGTTTTCAGTCTGCATATTCCTACTAATCAGTTCGTTGGGGAATTTGCTCCGGCACTTTCAGGATCATCTACACAGCAACTAGTAACCAGCAACCAGTAA